The DNA window ATTTACAAAGAAGCAAAAGGTGCCAACTTAGGAGGCCATGCAATTACTCTTGTGGGTTACGACGATTCCGCGCAGGCATTTAAATACCAAAATTCCTGGGGTGTTGGATGGGGCGATAATGGCTTCGGATATATCGATTATCGATATTTTACAAGAGTTTGTCGTTCCGCATTTGTAATGATAGATTTAGTTGACCCAAACCCAGAAGTAAGTGTAGTAAAAAATGAAGAAAAAGTTGTAATTGAACCTCCATCGGCTAATACCGATGTTTCGAATGAAAATAAACCTTTAGAACCACCAGCAGAAATCAACGCATCGACTGGAAATTTTTCAAACAAAATTGTCCTCACATGGACTCCAGTTCCAAATGCGATAGGGTATGAAGTTTATAGAAGTATTCCTGATGAGGACAACTTTCAACAAGTAGGACTCTCCCAAAATACTCAGTTTGAGGATACTGGTGTTTATCCAGAAATTGCCTATGCATACAAAATTGCAGCCGTATCTGAATCAGATGTTTCCGAGATAAGCCAAGGCACTGCGATTGGTTATGCAAAGACTGTAAAAAATGAAGTCCCTGCAAAAATCAGTTCAATAACAGCTTCGGACGCGCTTTTTCCAGATAAAGTAGTTTTAGAATGGGAACCTCTTGAAGGAGTAACAGGATACCAAATCTTCAAATGGGATGGTAGAATGTACCGATCCATAGGAAAAAGTAACACAGCCTATTACGAAGATAAATCTGCCCGAAAAAATGGTGTATTAGAAGCGTATACTATAGCTGGTGTAAATAATTCAACTATCGGGCTTTTTTCTGACGCAGTGTTAGGCAAAACAGCAATAGCCTCAAAACCACCAGCGCCATCGCGAGTAACTGCATCCATGGGACAATTTAGAGATAAGGTAGTCGTTCAATGGAGCAAAGTAAATGGAGCGGCCGGATATTTAGTTTATCGATATGCCGAAAATAAATGGGAAGCGTTAGGCGAAACAACTGACGAAAAATTAGAAGATAGCCCTGCTAAAAAGGGAGCACGATATTACACAGTAATTACAAAATCTAGAGATAATATTTATGGTCCTTATTCTAGATACGCTGTTGGATACGTGGATCCAAATTTAAAAAGAGGTGGAAAAAAATTAGAACCCCCAGCAGCAGTAAGTGCAGTAGTAGATAAAAAAACTGGCTATGCTACCCTTAGTTGGAATAAAGTAGAAGGCGCTGAAGAATATAACGTTTGGGAAAAACGCCAAGGTGACTCTAAATGGATTTTTAAATCTAGAGTAGATACCGATAAAAAGTTTTATACATTTGCAGTTCCTGAGAGAGAAAAATTTTATCTCTATTCAGTTACATCTAAAACTCAATTAGGCACCGATAGCGACTATTCAAACATAGCCTCAGTTGTATTATCCACTCCTAAAGTTGCAGCTAAAACAAGAAGTTTTGGAGGCAATTCCAAATTAGAAAAATTTAAAGGGACATGGACGGCAATGCAATGGGATGGAAATACGGGAACCAAAAACGTAGTTATGGAGATTGTTTCCGAGGATGGAAATAATTTTACCGTTAAAATTGATAATAAAAAAACATTTAAAGGAAGTTATGTGAAAGGCTCTCCTGTAATTGACGTAGACGGTAAAATGAAAATAAAATTAGCCTCATCTGAAGACGCCCTCATGGTAGAAATGAGAGACAAATCCATATTAAACGAAAAAACAGAACTATCCTTTCTGAAGGAATAGTCATTCTTAATTCACTCTCCCCTCTCTTCTTAAGAGAGGGGTCTAAAACAAAAATATTAAACAAATTACAATAATCCTATCATGAAAATAATTATACATAAATTTATGCTGCTTTGTCAAATTCAAGCAATGAGATTTAGTCACAGTTTTAACTACAAAATTGCTTATTGGAATACAATTACGATAAAGGTAAAAAGGAGCATTACAGCGTGTTATTTTCCAAAATGCCGCTGTTGCGGGTTTTCTTTTCTTTTTTGCTTACTTTATTCTTTTCTTTTCCTAATCAAACTGCGACCGAGCAGTTTGGGGTTTGAGAAAAAGGGGGAAAAAGAAAAAAGTAAGAGAGAGATTTATTTTGAAATAAAAATTTTATTTTTAAGAAGTAAACACTTTGTTTCAAAATACTTAGTGAGACTTGACAAAGTCGCATTAAGAATACCCTTTTTACTATTGGGATTTTTATTAATCAACGAAAGCATTTTCGCAAATCCCATTATTTCTTATAAAAAAATCGACGAAACTTTAAAGAAAACTTGGGAGGAAACCTATCCAGTAGAATATAAATCGATCACGAAAAAAGATTTGCTTGGCAAAGGAATTATGGTCGTAAAAAATAAGCAAAAACAAATGGAATATATGTATTCCTTTCAAATTTTTATTCCAAGAGTTAGTATGGTGGACGGTGTAAAAACAGTAATGGAAGACGGAAAAGAAATTATAGTGAAACTCATACATAATCCTAGTAATCTAGAAAAACAATATCGAATTGAACTAGGTGAGTTCTCAGAAAAATATTACCAAGGAAATGTAATCAGATGGATCAAATGAATCACGAAATTTTAATCAGAGAAAAAATGAAACAACAAGGTTTGAGTGACTTGCTCATCCAAGACTTTTTAACCAAAGTCGAAAAAGTAAGAACAGGGGAAACGGGTAAAGTCAAATGGGAGTCCATCGGAGATCTTGATCCCGAAAAAGATGAAATCGATTTAGATGTTCTTCGTAAAAAATACCCAATCAAAAAAGAAACCTTAGCGAAGTTAGTTGTCATAAAGCTCAACGGTGGTCTAGGAACTTCAATGGGTTTAGACAAAGCAAAGTCATTAATTCCAATTAAAGACGGTTTATCTTTTCTAAAAATTGTAGCCAACCAAGTAAAATTCATGAGAAAAAAGTACGGAGTAGAAATTCCTTTAATTCTAATGAATTCCTATAATACAGAAGCTGACTCACTCGAAGAGTTAAATAAAGCAGATTTTAAACAGGAAATTACAACTTCCTTTCTACAAAACAAAGTTCCTCGTCTAAATCAATCAGATCTAACACCTATTACCCTCACGGATAAAAAGGAAGAATGGTGTCCGCCTGGGCATGGCGACATTTACCTCTCTTTAAAAGAAACAGGAATTTTAGAAAAACTACTAATTCAAGGTTTCGAATATGCATTCATTTCAAACGGTGACAATTTAGGTGCAACCATTGAACCTTCTATATTAGAATACCTCGTAGAAGAAAGTTTGGAATTTGCGATGGAAATGACTCCAAAAACACTTGCCGATACAAAAGGCGGGGCTATTTATCGTAAACTGGTAAATGGAAATTTTGTAGGTTTAGAATTACTAGAAACAGCACAGGTACCTAAAGAAAATGAACCAGAATTTTCCGGAATGGGAAAATTTAGAACTTTTTCCACCAACAATCTCTGGGTGAATTTGAAAGCATTATCCAAGTTAATAGAAAAAAATCCACCTTCTCTATCCCTCATAGTAAATCCCAAAGTTGTAGATGGAAAAGACGTATTACAGCTCGAAACCGCAATGGGCTCAGCAATCGGAAGTTTTCAAAAAACCAAAGGGATTATCATTCCTAGAGATCGTTTTGCGCCCGTCAAAAAATGCGAAGACTATCTAATCAGGCGTTCGGATGCGTATATATTAAATGAAGATTTTTCCCTCACAATGAATCCTGAAAGAAAAAAAGTCGGACTTGGAGAAAACCTTGTTAGCCTCGATGACAAGTTTTACAAAAAAATAAAAGGTTTTGAAAAACTTTTTCCTGTTACTCCATCTCTTGTATTCTGTAATTCTTTAAAAGTCGAAGGTGAAGTCGAATTTGATAAACACATTGTCCTAAAAGGAGATGTAGTCATACGAAACACAAGTGGCGAATTACGAAAAGTATCCGCAATAGGGAAATCAGAATTGAAGGATGAGACAATTATTTTATAATATTAACATCGCATCGCCATAGGAATAAAAACGCATTTTATTTTCTATGGCTTTGTGATAGGCTTCTAAAATAAATTCTGTTCCCGCAAAAGCAGCGACTAATAAAAGCAAACTACTTTCAGGTAAATGGAAATTTGTAATAAGCCCCTCAATTGAATCCACTGAATCGCCTGGTTGAATAAATATATTTGTTATTCCACTTGTTTTGACATATTTTCCTGTAGCTCTATCGTATGACGATTCCAAAGTTCTAAGTGAAGTTGTGCCAATGGCAATTATTCTTCGTTTGCCCTTAGCTTCATTTAAAAGGTTTAAAGTTGTTTCGGGAATATAAAATTCCTCCTCATGCAGTTTTTTTTCCTGAATTTGTTCAACAGTCAATGGAGAAAAAGTTCCGTAACCAATACAAAGTTCTACTTCTGTAAAAGTTATTCCTTTCTTCTGCAAATTAAACTTGAGTTCTTCTGTAAAATGTAAACCAGCCGTAGGTGCTGCAACTGAACCTGGAGTTGAGGCAAATATAGTTTGGTATCTTTCTTTGTCAGACTCTTCCGCCTTACGTTTCAAATAAGGTGGAATTGGAATGGTTCCAATTTTCTCGAAAACATCCTCGGAAATAGGAATGGAAGGATATAAAAAAATATCCCCTACTTCGTTTCGATTTAGAGTAAAATAAATGTTTTCATCCTTTGTAAAAAGCGTTTCTCCTAGCTTTAATTTCCGAACGTTTTTAATTAAAACTTTCCATTTTTCATTCCCCAAATCTAAAATTTTTTCCAAAAAGATACATTCAAATTCCCTGCCGGATTTATTTTGTAAAAATACTCTGCGTTTACTTACACGGGTTTGGTTGTAGACTAAAATATCATTTGGCAGTAAAAAATTCTCAATATTTTTAAATACATTTTCAAAAACTATCGACTTAGTTTGTTTGTTTAAAACTAAAAGCCTAGATTCATCTCGATTTTTAGCCGGATAACGAGCGATTAACTCATCTGGTAAATGAAAGTCAAATTTGGATAGATCCATATTGAGTTACATTTTTTAATCATTGATTTTTTAACACCTTATTTCAAATTGCTTTTGACTATGTTGGAAAAATTTAAACAGGCGTTGCCCTATTTTACCGTATTATTGCTTCTGCTTTTTTTAGTGCAAAGTATCGGGCGTGCAAAAAACAAAACTGACTTTCATGATTATTATACTGCATCTCAATTATTCCAACAGGAAAAAGATCTCTATAACTTAAATTCAATTCAAACTTTGGCAGAAGAAATCAAACTCGAAGACCTATTTAAGTTAGAAAACCTAAAAAAATTAGAAGGTCTAAAAGGAAATGTGGGAACATATATTTATCCTCCCCTATTTGCTTTTTTATTAATTCCACTTGGAATGTTGTCTTATCCTACTGCGGCTATGATATTTGCAATAATCAATTTCTGCTCTTTATTAGGATGCCTATTTTTAATTACAAAATTTATATCATTTAAAAATACATTTTACATTCTATTTTTTACTCTATTTATTAACTATCGTTACTTAGAAAGCCATGTAGCAAATAATCAAGTTGCATTTATTTTAATCCTACTCATATTACTTTCTATTTACATTAAAAACGATGCGTTAGCTGGGATTCTCCTTTCTCTTGCGATCCTAATAAAACTGACTCCCGCCATTTTTCTTTTTTACTTTCTATACAAACGCCAATTCAAACGATTTGGTTACACATTATTATTTTCAGTTGTTTGGATATATATCCCATCTCTATATGCACATGAATATAACATACAATCATTATCAAACTGGAACGAACTTGTATTAAATACAGCCATGAAAAATCCTGCCTTTCGATCATGGAAGAATAACCAGAGCCTTATAGCAACTATCGCAAAATATTTTTTGGTCGGAGCAGACCCTTTAAACCAAGCGCTATTTGGAATGCCATTTGTCGACTTTAGCGCAAGAACAATTTCCTACATATTCTATCTATGTTCCCTTATCATAGGAATTCCATTTTTATACAAATTGAAAAATGGAATTTCAGATAATACAATAATTTCGATTTTATTCATACTTTCCGTAATTTTTAGTGGAATTAGTTGGGTTCATTCATTTGCTGTACTATTATTTCCTATCGCTTATTTATTTCACAAACTTTTCGAAATTCAAACTTCCAAAATATTAAAAAATATTTTTATAACTAATTGCATCATAACAATATTATCCTCTAGGACTTTGATTGGGTCGACAGCAGAAGGGATTTTTTTAATGTTTTCCCTACTTTTATACACATCTTTGGCATTTTATTTTATTTTACTTAATATCGAAGACAGGAAGCCAAATGCCTCTGGAAGTTAAATACAAACCAAGGATTGCGGTAGACGCGAGACCCCTATCCTATGGTCTTACTGGCAATTCCCGTTACTTGTTTGAAGTATTAAAATATTTAATTCGGAAAGATTCACATTTCGAATATTACCTGTATTCCAACAAAGAAATCCATCCTATGTTTATGGATTTTTTTAAAGAACAATCCATTTCGATACCTGCAATTAAAAAAGTTCCGGGAGTTATTTGGTTAAATTTTGTTTTGCCTTATCTTATGTACCGCGATAGAATAGATATGTTTTGGGGGACTCTTCAATTACTTCCTTATTTCAAATTAAAAATTCCTGAATTTGTAAATTATCATGATCTAAATTTTAAATCTGCACCCGGGACAATGACCCGTACTAATTTTATTCAACATAGACTTTTGTCAGGAAAAACTTTACAAAATGCGAACACTGTATTTTGCCTTTCAAAAAATACTAAAAAGGAAATCGCAGAATATAAACCAGAGTTCACAAAAAAACTGAAAGTAATATATCCGGGCGTAAGTAAAAAGGTTATAAAATCAGAAGAAATCGCAATTAAAGGCAAATTCATATTTACCATTGGAACTCTTGAACCTCGAAAAAATATTTCTTCTGTAATTGAAGCCTTTTTACTTTTAAAAACGGAACGTCCTGATTTTGAATATAAATTAGTAATCGCGAGCCGAAGAGGCTGGGGACAAGAAACATTAACTCAAAAATTACTTTCCGGTGAATTTGAAAAAGATGGAATTGTATTTTTGGAAAATCCAAACGATGAATTATTAAATGTTCTTTATAAAAAATGTAGTCTATTTTTATTTCCTTCGATTCACGAGGGATTTGGACTACCTCTATTAGAAGCCATGTTAGAACAAAAAGTTTGTATTGCTTCTGACATCCCAGTTTTTAGAGAAATTCTTGAGACTGATTCAGACATTCTCGTTAACGCTCTAGATGTAAATGAATGGAAAAATGCAATTCTAAAAATTACTGATAGAAATTCCGTAAAAAGAAAGAGAGTTTGGGATGAAAAACAGTGGACGTGGATTGCAACAGCTAGCCAAATAGAAGAATCCTTTTTAATAGAATGGCATAAAAAACTAGATACGAGTGTCGTAAAAAATGCAGTTTAATTCCGTACATTTTTTGTTTTTCTTTTTTATTTCCATAATTCTTGGAAATATTCTTAAGAACACTTGGCAAAGAGTATTTTTACTTTTAGCAAGTGTTTATTTTTATACTTACACGAATACTTATTTTATCGCATTACTTGTATTATCCACACTTATAGATTATTTTGCAGCTCTTGCCATCGACAATGAAAATAGGACTAACTTACAAAAGAAAATATACCTTTCTATTTCGGTCGTCTTTAACCTTTTAATTCTTGGTTATTTTAAATATGCCTATCTAACAACAGATATAATCAATACTATATTTGGATCGAATTTACGCACATTTAACGTCGTAACGTATTATCTAAATATTCTCCATTTATACCCTACTCCGCAAGACCCATTTTTAAGTCGGATTGTTCTTCCTGTCGGAATTTCTTTTTATACATTTCAGTCTATGAGTTATACCATAGATGTTTATAGAAAAACTATTTCAGCACGTAAATCGTTTATAGACTTTTCCCTATACGTTGCATTTTTTCCACAACTAGTCGCTGGCCCAATAGTGAGGGCAACAACGTTTTTCCGTGATTTAGATTTCAGACTATCTGTTACGAATGAAGATATACAAATTGCAATCACTCGAATATTAATTGGATTTATGCGAAAATTAGTTTTTGCGGATAATTTAGGTAAAGTGGTAAATTATACATTTGCGAACTATCAAAGTATGAATGCCTTAGAAATTTGGACAGGTGCTATTGCATTCGGATGGCAAATTTACTTTGACTTTGCAGGGTATACAGATATAGCCATAGGTATTGCGAGACTCTTTGGTTTTAAGTTTGATCCTAACTTCAACTTCCCAATGACAATAACAAATATTACAGATCATTGGTCTAAATGGCATATATCCTTTTCCACTTGGATTAGGGATTATATCTATATTCCTCTAGGCGGATCGCGCGGAGGAAATTTTATTACCTATCGAAATATTTTTATTACATGGCTTTTTGGCGGTGTATGGCATGGAGCGGATTATCATTATATTGCGTGGGGTCTATGGCAAGCAGTAATGCTTTCTATACATAGAATTTATACCCAGACAAATACTCGAAAACTACTGAATGAAAAAGGTGGTATTCTTTATAAGTCCTTTTCGGCAATATTCACTATTTTTTGTCTAGCCTTTGGTTTCGTAATGTTTAGAGCACAAGGAAATCCTGCCGGTACTGCCATGTATCATATATGGGAAATGATAAAGTCTATGTTATTAATTACTGAAAATTCCAGAATATTAGATTCTTATTCGAATTACGATTACGGAATACTCTTGATTATCTGCTTTTGGGCAAGTTCGAAATTCTCAAAACAAAATATAGAATATATGAGTACGAGTGGAAATAAACTTATGTATGCAAATATAGCTGCAGCGTTTCTTATATTAATTTTTGGTTCTAGTGATACCCAAACATTTATGTATTTTGTCTTTTAAGGAATTAATAATGATTGAGTTTAATAAATTTTACAAAGACAAACGATTTTATATTCCAATTTTATTATTAATTGTATTTGAATTGATGTTTCAAATTCTGATTGATTTTTATAAACCTTATTTAAAGAAAAAATCATACGCAGCCAATATCAATCAAATCACCGATCATATCATTGAAAAAAAAGTAGAACATGATCCAGATATATTACTTATAGGAACATCCGTAGCCTACCAAGGATTATCCCTTCCCGTATTACAAGAAAAAATAAAGGATACTGGTTACAAGATACAATCAGTAGCAATTCCTGGATCTGAACTAATTGTACAAAGCCTTGCTGTAGAAAAAGTTTTAAAGGAATTTAAAAATGTTAAACTAATAATTTACGTTGGGGAAATTACCATGCCCTGGGTGAGCAAAACAGATCTTAGCCCACCTACTCTTGCCATGATCAATGAGTTTGATAAAAAAAGTGTAATCAAAAAAATTATTGATTTTGAATACGATGCAAGTAAAATCGAGTTCGACTGGAAATCAAAAAAATTATACTTTGGATATTTGTATAACTTTGATGAATGGGCTTACTTATTTTTAAAAAGCATAGCATATAGAAGAGATTTAAACGACTTTATTACAGACCCGGGAAAAAGATTAAAATATATTTCGAGAAAAAATGCACATCCTAATTTAAACTTTTATGAATATGAAAATGAAAAAACTGAAAAAATGAGCGACTATCCAATGTCAAACATAGAAGAATGTATGACCAAGACATCTCCGGATAATCAAGAACAGATTCCAAATACATCCAATTTTGATCATAAAAAGGCTATTTTTGATACATGTTGGGTTGCAAAAATTTCTACAAATATTCAAACAAGGACACCTGAAACAGAACTTTACTTTCGACGGTTATCTCATATATACTCCCATATTCAAGAAAATAACATTAAGATTATTAATATATTTGCACCCTATAGTAATATAATTGATAAACAATTAGGCGGCGATGGTAGAGTGAAAGTCTGGAAGGAAGAACTAGAAAAAATAAATCCACCCAACGCAGTATTAGAAGATTTCAGATATATATTCGACGGAAAAAACAGCGATGATTATTGTTACGATGTAATCCATTTAAATCATGCTGGAGCAGTATTATTTTCAGAAGCTCTAGGCGATTACTTAAAAAATAATATTCATCAGTTAATTAAACACTAAAAGGTATTCAGGCTAATCCATGTTATTTACATCACTACTATTTGCGGCGTTTTTCCTAATTGTATACATTATATTTTGGTCAATCCCAAACCAAAAGGGAAAAGAAATTTGGTTATTAATAGCTTCCGTTTTATTCTATGGATCTTGGAGTTTTGGATTTCTTTTCCATTTTTTAGTAGTTGTAGGAATCAATTATTATTTCATACGATTACTCCATAAATCTCATTCTAAAAGAATAGTTTCTGTCGCTGTTGCCGTTAATATATTTAATTTAGGAGTATTCAAATATTTTTATTTTTTCACAGATATTTTCGCAAGTTTAAGTGGCATATCCGCATTAACCAATTTAAAAAGTAGTACGACGTTTAAAATTATTCTCCCGCTCGCAATTAGTTTTTACACATTCCAAATGCTTGCTTACATAATTGATGTATATAGAAAAAAAGTTACAGAGGAAATAAGCCTAATTGACTTTAGTATCTTTATTTTATTTTTCCCTCAATTAATTGCAGGCCCAATTATGCGGTCACAAGATTTTTTACCCGAATTAAAAAATATTAAAGCAAAACCAGAATATCTTTCCCCCGGACTTAGCTTTATTGCACTTGGAATACTGAAAAAAGTACTTATAGCGGATAACTTAGCTTTGCTTGTAGATCCTATATGGAGTAACCCTTCTAATTACGACTGGCTAACTCTATTACTTGCCATTCATGGATTTACTTGGCAGATTTACTGTGACTTTAGCGGTTATACTGATATTGCTAGAGGTTGCGCATTTTTATTAGGTTTTAAAATTCCTGAAAATTTTCGTTCTCCATTTTTAGCCGATTCAGCAAGAGATTTATGGCAACGCTGGCATGTTACACTTTCTACTTGGCTTCGGGATTATCTCTATATACCTCTCGGCGGAAATAGACAAGGCGAAATTAGATCTTATATCAATTTAATTATAACTTTTACTTTGGGTGGACTATGGCATGGAGCTAACTTTACTTATATTCTTTGGGGATTTTATCATGGAGTAATACTCTCTGTGGAAAGAATTTTTGAGAGATTAAATCTACAAATTAAATCAACTAACTTTCTTTGGAAGTTGGTATGTATTTTATATGCCTACCATATTTTTCTATTTGGAGCAATTATGTTTCGCTCCAATCACACTGCTGATTATTTTTCTGTTTTAGTAAAATTATTCACATTAGCCGATGGAATTTCTCTTGGGAAAACAGAAATTGATTCAATTATTGGCCTTTGTTTTATTAGTTTTTTAATTCAACTTGCCCAGTATTTTGAGAAAATTCCAAACTGGATTTTAAAAATAAAACAAATACTGATTCCAGTTTCATACGTAATTTTACTATTTCTAATAAGCCTATACAGCAAATCAGGAAAGGAATTTGTATACTTCCAATTTTAATATGAACGAAACTTTTTTAAAAAATAGATTTTTATTTTACCCACTTCTACTTGCTAGTTTTATCTTTTGTTTTGATAAATTATTCAGCTTAACATGTATTAGAAAATACACTGAGTCTAGAATTGAATATGCCTTCTATGCCGAAAAGAAACCATTATTGGAACAACTAAATAATTTTCAGAAAACCCAAAAGCCAGAAGACAAACTTTTAATTCTCTTTGGGACTTCCCATATGGGAGAATTCTCACATAAATACATTCAGGAAAAAAATCCAAATCTTACAACATACAATTTCTCTGCGCCTATGGCACCCCCATCTTATTTGTATTATAATTTAGAAACAGTTATTAATTCGGGAGTAAAAATAGATTATGCGATTTTAGAAATAATTCCTGAAACTTTCCAATCGGCAGCCAATGAATACGCTCTAAAGTTTTCCTACGATTGGAAATTTATCTATAATAATAGAGATGTTTTTTCGAATGATGAAATCGAAAGTTTTACTCATGCAAATCTTTTTAACGTCGTGCGATTTCCCCCAAGACTAAACATCGCAATCCAGCGACTAAAAGATAAAAATGCAATCGCTGGTTTTGAATTTTTTAATTCAATGGTTCAACTAGCTACCAAACAAAATAACGGCGGAATTCCAAACCCAATTATCCATGAAATTCCTGAAAACATTTTCGAAAAAGAGTCTAAGACTTATTTTGCGCAGGCGTTTAAAAAAACTAAAAATCTTTCTTATAATGAGTCTTTAGCACAAAAGATATTTTATATTAAATTTATTGAAACTTGTAAAAAAAATAATATCCAACTTCTAGTATACAAACCAATTATTTCTAAACCACTACAAAAATTATTAGACGAATCCGATTTTTATGAAAAATGGTGGTCAGATAAATTAGAAATTGCCAATAACAATGAAATTCCTGTATTAGATATGGCAACCTACTCCAACTCTATAAAATGTCAAAAATTTGTAGATGTACATCATTTGAGTGGAGGATGTTATCCAGAAATCACAGACATACTTTTAGAGAAAATATCACACTAACAATTTAGTATGAATAATAAGGATTTAACTCTTAATGATGCACAATCAAAAGTGGATGAATGGATTCGCACAATAGGTGTAAAATATTTTAGTGAGATGACAAACCTTGCGATTTTAATGGAAGAAGTTGGCGAATTATCCCGATTAATCGCAAGAACCTACGGAGATCAATCGTTCAAAAAATCAGACTTAGAAAAAGATATTCCTTCTGAGATAGGTGATATACTTTTTGTATTAATTTGCCTATCAAACCAAATGGGAATTTCTCTTGAAGACGTATTACTCAAAACACTAGAAAAAAATACAACTCGTGATAAGGACAGACATAAAAATAACGAAAAATTAAAATAGAATTATTGAATACATCTTACATGATTATGATAATGTTTTGGTATATGAACAATATCCCCAACATTTAATACTACAATCCAAGCCCTTTCTTTATCCAATTCGTCATTTGTCCAATACCAATTATTTTTCCATTTTTTTCTTTCAGGAGTTTTATAAACAGAAAGTAACTCTTTTTTTGTAGGCAATCGCATACTTTTTGATTTACATATTTCAACAGCCGATTTCCAATCTAAACTTCCTTCTTCCAATGCCCAATTCAATATTTCAGAATGTGCAGTAAACGATGAAAATAAAATTAATGCCGATATTAATTTTTGTAACATAATCGAAACCTCAGACTAGCCATATTTTTATTCCCCTTACGCATTTGGAAAGCAGTAAATCTTATGCTAGATTTTCTCTTGCTATTATTATAGTCACTTTATTTACTAGGAATTCATAAGTTTTTCAAAATA is part of the Leptospiraceae bacterium genome and encodes:
- the queA gene encoding tRNA preQ1(34) S-adenosylmethionine ribosyltransferase-isomerase QueA codes for the protein MDLSKFDFHLPDELIARYPAKNRDESRLLVLNKQTKSIVFENVFKNIENFLLPNDILVYNQTRVSKRRVFLQNKSGREFECIFLEKILDLGNEKWKVLIKNVRKLKLGETLFTKDENIYFTLNRNEVGDIFLYPSIPISEDVFEKIGTIPIPPYLKRKAEESDKERYQTIFASTPGSVAAPTAGLHFTEELKFNLQKKGITFTEVELCIGYGTFSPLTVEQIQEKKLHEEEFYIPETTLNLLNEAKGKRRIIAIGTTSLRTLESSYDRATGKYVKTSGITNIFIQPGDSVDSIEGLITNFHLPESSLLLLVAAFAGTEFILEAYHKAIENKMRFYSYGDAMLIL
- a CDS encoding UTP--glucose-1-phosphate uridylyltransferase codes for the protein MDQMNHEILIREKMKQQGLSDLLIQDFLTKVEKVRTGETGKVKWESIGDLDPEKDEIDLDVLRKKYPIKKETLAKLVVIKLNGGLGTSMGLDKAKSLIPIKDGLSFLKIVANQVKFMRKKYGVEIPLILMNSYNTEADSLEELNKADFKQEITTSFLQNKVPRLNQSDLTPITLTDKKEEWCPPGHGDIYLSLKETGILEKLLIQGFEYAFISNGDNLGATIEPSILEYLVEESLEFAMEMTPKTLADTKGGAIYRKLVNGNFVGLELLETAQVPKENEPEFSGMGKFRTFSTNNLWVNLKALSKLIEKNPPSLSLIVNPKVVDGKDVLQLETAMGSAIGSFQKTKGIIIPRDRFAPVKKCEDYLIRRSDAYILNEDFSLTMNPERKKVGLGENLVSLDDKFYKKIKGFEKLFPVTPSLVFCNSLKVEGEVEFDKHIVLKGDVVIRNTSGELRKVSAIGKSELKDETIIL
- a CDS encoding DUF2029 domain-containing protein; this translates as MLEKFKQALPYFTVLLLLLFLVQSIGRAKNKTDFHDYYTASQLFQQEKDLYNLNSIQTLAEEIKLEDLFKLENLKKLEGLKGNVGTYIYPPLFAFLLIPLGMLSYPTAAMIFAIINFCSLLGCLFLITKFISFKNTFYILFFTLFINYRYLESHVANNQVAFILILLILLSIYIKNDALAGILLSLAILIKLTPAIFLFYFLYKRQFKRFGYTLLFSVVWIYIPSLYAHEYNIQSLSNWNELVLNTAMKNPAFRSWKNNQSLIATIAKYFLVGADPLNQALFGMPFVDFSARTISYIFYLCSLIIGIPFLYKLKNGISDNTIISILFILSVIFSGISWVHSFAVLLFPIAYLFHKLFEIQTSKILKNIFITNCIITILSSRTLIGSTAEGIFLMFSLLLYTSLAFYFILLNIEDRKPNASGS
- a CDS encoding C39 family peptidase, with product MKLIKIYLTLLICALFVLSVDAQTFGSNMRTGLKPDNFDLLVTIKEANPNHIAHRGLPSKVDFSDLMPPVGNQGQQGSCVAWSTAYANKSYQEFVERKNLGTWNYNSGKTPNYKNLFSPAFIYNQINGGRDQGSSISDAMALIVSKGALPWETMPYNEKNFTKQPTPEQFTLASKFKAKEFKRLRYNETTEIKNQLAQGRPVVVGIIINENIYEIGKKIYKEAKGANLGGHAITLVGYDDSAQAFKYQNSWGVGWGDNGFGYIDYRYFTRVCRSAFVMIDLVDPNPEVSVVKNEEKVVIEPPSANTDVSNENKPLEPPAEINASTGNFSNKIVLTWTPVPNAIGYEVYRSIPDEDNFQQVGLSQNTQFEDTGVYPEIAYAYKIAAVSESDVSEISQGTAIGYAKTVKNEVPAKISSITASDALFPDKVVLEWEPLEGVTGYQIFKWDGRMYRSIGKSNTAYYEDKSARKNGVLEAYTIAGVNNSTIGLFSDAVLGKTAIASKPPAPSRVTASMGQFRDKVVVQWSKVNGAAGYLVYRYAENKWEALGETTDEKLEDSPAKKGARYYTVITKSRDNIYGPYSRYAVGYVDPNLKRGGKKLEPPAAVSAVVDKKTGYATLSWNKVEGAEEYNVWEKRQGDSKWIFKSRVDTDKKFYTFAVPEREKFYLYSVTSKTQLGTDSDYSNIASVVLSTPKVAAKTRSFGGNSKLEKFKGTWTAMQWDGNTGTKNVVMEIVSEDGNNFTVKIDNKKTFKGSYVKGSPVIDVDGKMKIKLASSEDALMVEMRDKSILNEKTELSFLKE